Proteins encoded by one window of Dyella humicola:
- the smpB gene encoding SsrA-binding protein SmpB has product MAKAKDKDKNAGGTIALNKRARHEYHIDQRFEAGLELQGWEVKSLRAGRINFGDSYAMVLRSEIFLIGTSIPPLISASTHVVANDRRTRKLLLHRAEIDTLIGAVERKGYTLIPMALYWKGNKVKVEIGLAKGKQDHDKRDAEKERDWQREKQRTMRAHNKA; this is encoded by the coding sequence ATGGCCAAGGCTAAGGACAAAGACAAGAACGCTGGCGGCACCATCGCGCTCAACAAGCGCGCGCGCCACGAGTACCACATCGACCAGCGCTTCGAGGCCGGGCTTGAGCTGCAGGGCTGGGAGGTGAAGTCACTGCGTGCCGGTCGCATCAATTTCGGCGACAGCTACGCCATGGTCCTCAGGAGCGAGATTTTCCTGATCGGCACTTCCATTCCGCCGCTGATCAGTGCCTCCACGCACGTCGTAGCGAACGATCGCCGCACGCGCAAATTGCTGCTGCATCGCGCGGAGATCGACACGCTGATTGGCGCCGTCGAGCGCAAGGGCTACACCCTCATCCCCATGGCCCTGTATTGGAAGGGCAACAAGGTGAAGGTGGAAATCGGTCTCGCCAAGGGCAAGCAGGATCACGACAAGCGCGACGCCGAGAAAGAACGCGACTGGCAGCGCGAGAAACAGCGCACCATGCGTGCGCACAATAAAGCCTGA
- a CDS encoding MASE1 domain-containing sensor histidine kinase, with the protein MPSKSSSLPGSTLMLGLGYFLLWLLLWPTEQPYWMLPYGLRFGALLLSPMRMWPWLLGAEFAATGLIGIAHGLPLGWLGFFLGEFPEPIVVTICLWLMRRANLHASLRDPEDVARLLLSAAFTVAATTATDAILLALVHASPTSDLLVQAMGQDLLGNYVGVLLVVPLLVMLLRARLRKRALGSLLMDGLLVLLPSLAILMVLSSHGAPQPQFARVLSLAPVLFFAFRHGWRGASLAMLISSLGMTVVDHISGHGAPGAAGELFLAVAGTGALMLGSATDALRRSSERVAEQNVYLAAVNRRLDHLARQLRDAARGNLQAEENQRRHMAAELHDELGQNLTAIQTHVKLAQSRLAQAGMDDIGISINAILGHMRRALHRLLDDLRPAVLDEFGLLRALDEGPIRDLLNAAGVAYHTELHGDPRLLDDDTRTVIYRLVQESATNAVKHAQADMFQLRLRIGERQGVAMALLDIRDNGIGLPARMPRGGRGMQGMRDRVTSLGGLFRVRPESQGVHLRILLRSSTSIADLSRA; encoded by the coding sequence ATGCCATCGAAATCATCGTCACTCCCCGGTTCCACCCTCATGCTCGGGCTCGGCTATTTCCTGCTCTGGCTACTGCTGTGGCCGACCGAACAGCCCTACTGGATGCTGCCTTACGGTCTTCGCTTCGGCGCGCTGTTGTTGTCGCCCATGCGCATGTGGCCTTGGCTGCTGGGTGCTGAGTTCGCGGCGACCGGGTTGATTGGCATTGCCCATGGCCTGCCCTTGGGCTGGCTGGGCTTCTTTTTGGGCGAGTTTCCCGAACCCATCGTGGTGACGATCTGCCTGTGGCTGATGCGACGGGCCAACCTCCATGCCAGCCTGCGTGACCCGGAGGACGTTGCCCGCCTGCTGCTCTCGGCAGCCTTCACCGTAGCCGCCACCACCGCCACCGACGCCATTCTGCTTGCCCTCGTGCACGCCAGCCCAACCTCGGACCTGTTGGTCCAGGCGATGGGCCAGGATCTGCTGGGCAACTACGTGGGCGTGCTGCTGGTCGTCCCGTTGCTGGTCATGCTGCTGCGGGCACGACTGCGCAAGCGCGCCTTGGGCAGCCTGTTGATGGACGGCCTGCTGGTGCTGCTGCCATCGCTGGCGATCCTGATGGTGTTGTCCTCGCATGGCGCGCCGCAGCCCCAGTTCGCTCGGGTGCTGTCGCTGGCGCCGGTGCTGTTCTTCGCCTTCCGGCACGGCTGGCGCGGCGCCAGCCTGGCCATGCTGATTTCCAGCCTCGGCATGACCGTGGTCGATCACATATCGGGCCACGGAGCCCCTGGCGCCGCCGGCGAGCTGTTCCTGGCCGTGGCCGGCACCGGTGCCTTGATGCTTGGCTCGGCCACCGACGCGCTGCGGCGCAGCAGTGAGCGTGTCGCCGAGCAGAACGTCTATCTCGCGGCGGTCAATCGACGCCTGGACCATCTCGCACGCCAGCTACGCGACGCCGCACGCGGCAACTTGCAGGCCGAGGAAAACCAACGCCGCCACATGGCCGCCGAGCTGCATGACGAACTGGGGCAGAACCTCACTGCCATCCAGACCCACGTAAAGCTGGCGCAATCACGCCTGGCGCAGGCCGGTATGGACGATATCGGCATCTCGATCAACGCCATCCTCGGTCATATGCGACGCGCGCTGCACCGGTTGCTGGACGACCTGCGCCCCGCCGTACTGGATGAGTTCGGCCTGCTGCGTGCGTTGGATGAGGGGCCGATCCGCGATCTGCTCAACGCCGCGGGTGTCGCCTACCACACCGAGTTGCACGGGGATCCGCGCCTGCTCGACGACGACACCCGCACGGTGATCTATCGCCTCGTGCAGGAGAGCGCCACCAACGCCGTCAAGCACGCCCAGGCGGACATGTTCCAGCTGCGCCTTCGTATCGGCGAGCGACAAGGTGTCGCGATGGCCCTGCTCGACATCAGGGATAACGGCATTGGCCTGCCAGCGCGCATGCCGCGTGGTGGCAGGGGCATGCAGGGCATGCGTGATCGGGTGACCTCATTGGGCGGTCTGTTCCGCGTGCGCCCCGAATCGCAGGGGGTCCACCTGCGCATTTTGTTGCGCAGCAGCACAAGTATTGCTGATTTGTCGCGGGCTTAG
- a CDS encoding FG-GAP repeat domain-containing protein yields the protein MFNRYCTGNIVLSFLLAASLATGAYAAEPPRAMAAVSTTVTSPVVKFGTLPALQVSTPIPGSTHVPGDFNGDGTSDLLWFNPITSQVGYWTMNATTVGVPFSGGGVTRTGTRTYPVTPGYFVGAVGDFNNDGFADLVFTSANRDLWLWTNNQQGGWTSTEIGTYPSQWQLIGAGDVDGDGYDDLLWLDPSECKFAYWTMKGAVRTGYQIIDIACGYYPIGIGYYQPSNKLSILWTSAANDLYIWDSIGAGFRSYNLSSHVGSLANVWAIGGGFMGNGMGIEFVTNGIATGGVFSRIFDANGNQTGFQGGTGWDGAVPTMLSGGYLIEGNGVNATALYAISPATPSISTGGLPGSDLLFSGNGPILPGRDSWTYPVGWYVVGAPGNGTAAPPWQ from the coding sequence ATGTTCAATCGATACTGCACGGGCAACATTGTTTTGTCGTTCCTGCTCGCCGCCTCTCTGGCGACGGGCGCATACGCCGCGGAACCACCGCGTGCCATGGCGGCTGTCTCAACCACGGTGACTTCACCGGTGGTCAAGTTCGGTACCTTGCCTGCCTTGCAGGTCTCGACGCCTATTCCCGGCAGCACACATGTGCCTGGTGATTTCAACGGCGACGGCACGTCCGACCTGCTCTGGTTTAACCCGATCACAAGTCAGGTTGGCTACTGGACCATGAACGCCACCACCGTAGGCGTACCTTTTTCAGGTGGCGGTGTGACCCGCACCGGCACTCGCACCTACCCGGTAACCCCAGGCTACTTCGTAGGTGCCGTGGGCGACTTCAACAACGACGGCTTCGCCGACCTGGTGTTCACCAGCGCCAATCGCGACCTGTGGCTGTGGACCAATAACCAGCAGGGCGGCTGGACGTCGACGGAAATTGGCACCTATCCCAGCCAGTGGCAGTTGATCGGCGCGGGCGACGTCGACGGCGATGGCTACGACGACCTGTTGTGGCTCGATCCGTCCGAATGCAAATTTGCCTACTGGACGATGAAGGGGGCCGTGCGCACCGGTTACCAGATCATCGATATCGCCTGTGGCTACTACCCCATCGGCATCGGCTATTACCAGCCATCGAACAAGCTGAGCATCCTGTGGACCAGCGCGGCGAACGATCTCTATATCTGGGACAGCATTGGCGCGGGATTCCGATCGTATAACCTGTCGTCCCATGTCGGTAGCCTTGCCAACGTTTGGGCCATTGGCGGCGGCTTCATGGGCAACGGCATGGGCATTGAATTCGTCACGAACGGCATCGCCACAGGTGGCGTCTTTTCACGCATATTCGATGCAAATGGCAACCAGACCGGATTCCAGGGCGGTACGGGTTGGGATGGCGCGGTGCCCACCATGCTTTCCGGTGGTTATCTCATTGAAGGCAACGGAGTGAACGCAACCGCGCTGTACGCGATCAGTCCGGCTACACCATCCATCAGCACGGGAGGCTTGCCGGGTTCCGATCTTCTCTTTTCGGGTAACGGGCCGATATTGCCGGGCCGGGACAGCTGGACCTATCCGGTTGGTTGGTACGTGGTGGGTGCACCAGGTAATGGGACAGCCGCACCGCCGTGGCAATAA
- a CDS encoding GNAT family N-acetyltransferase: protein MLRIRLAGLSDAGLMTDLRCTFLEEIGQQLEDGFADYLRSWIDDALADGRLHVWLAELDGRIVGCTAVNPYPRMPSAHYPRGVGWHLHNVYVKPVNRKAGIALALLSAVGAAAREQGVDVLSLRTEPQARALYERFGFSTAVDAMSMSLV from the coding sequence ATGCTGCGTATCCGTTTGGCGGGACTGTCCGATGCTGGCCTGATGACTGACCTGCGCTGCACGTTTCTCGAGGAAATCGGGCAGCAGCTGGAGGACGGCTTCGCGGACTATTTGCGCAGCTGGATCGACGATGCCTTGGCCGATGGCCGCTTGCACGTCTGGCTGGCGGAGCTGGACGGTCGCATCGTGGGTTGCACGGCAGTAAATCCGTATCCGCGCATGCCATCGGCGCATTACCCGCGGGGCGTAGGCTGGCATCTGCACAACGTCTATGTGAAACCGGTGAATCGCAAGGCAGGCATCGCGCTTGCCTTGCTGTCCGCCGTGGGGGCGGCGGCGCGCGAGCAGGGCGTGGATGTATTGAGCCTGCGCACCGAACCTCAGGCGCGCGCACTTTACGAGCGTTTCGGTTTCAGCACGGCGGTCGATGCGATGAGCATGTCGCTCGTCTAA
- a CDS encoding SDR family NAD(P)-dependent oxidoreductase: MDVGLAGRVVVITGASKGIGLACAMAFAREGAKVVGISRDLAHLHAAQHDLQREGLQMDVAAADLTDSVAAQMVTEYIENEFGPIDVLVNCAGAAKRTPVVELHADAMHASMQAKYFTYMHIIDPVIRRMSARGRGSIVNVVGQGGRQANPMHIGGGAANAALMLASVGYATAYAAQGVRVNVINPGLTRTGRVQEGLNASSRATGRATDELLAEQLAEIPMGRMAEPAEVASVAMFLASPLASYVTGAVIPMDGGKTSVI; encoded by the coding sequence ATGGATGTTGGTCTGGCCGGACGTGTCGTTGTCATCACTGGCGCCAGCAAAGGCATTGGACTGGCGTGCGCGATGGCGTTCGCACGCGAAGGTGCGAAAGTGGTGGGCATCTCGCGCGACCTCGCGCACCTGCATGCCGCCCAGCACGATCTGCAGCGCGAAGGGCTGCAGATGGATGTGGCCGCCGCCGACCTGACCGATAGCGTCGCCGCCCAAATGGTGACCGAGTACATCGAGAACGAGTTCGGTCCGATCGATGTGTTGGTCAATTGCGCTGGCGCAGCGAAGCGCACACCCGTCGTCGAGTTACATGCCGATGCCATGCACGCATCCATGCAGGCCAAATACTTCACCTACATGCATATCATCGATCCGGTGATTCGCCGCATGTCAGCGCGCGGACGCGGAAGCATCGTCAACGTCGTGGGGCAGGGTGGACGCCAGGCAAACCCCATGCATATCGGCGGCGGTGCCGCCAACGCAGCACTCATGCTCGCCTCCGTCGGCTACGCCACCGCCTATGCCGCGCAAGGCGTGCGCGTCAACGTGATCAATCCCGGCCTCACGCGTACCGGTCGTGTGCAGGAGGGGCTCAACGCCTCCTCACGCGCCACCGGTCGCGCGACTGATGAACTTCTCGCCGAGCAACTTGCGGAAATTCCCATGGGGCGCATGGCCGAGCCTGCGGAGGTCGCCAGCGTCGCCATGTTTCTAGCGTCGCCGTTGGCGAGCTATGTCACGGGGGCGGTGATTCCCATGGATGGCGGGAAGACGAGCGTCATTTGA
- a CDS encoding RnfH family protein, with amino-acid sequence MAEQITVHVVYAEPERQFVRRLTLPAGSTVMQAIEASGIAQAVAGLVIDPASLGVFSRKAAPEQVLGEGDRVEIYRPLTLDPKEARRRRAHEG; translated from the coding sequence ATGGCTGAGCAGATCACCGTCCACGTGGTCTACGCCGAGCCGGAACGCCAGTTCGTTCGCCGCCTGACCTTGCCGGCGGGTAGTACGGTGATGCAGGCGATCGAGGCTTCAGGCATCGCCCAAGCGGTTGCAGGACTGGTGATCGACCCGGCGAGCCTAGGCGTTTTCTCCCGCAAGGCAGCGCCGGAACAGGTGCTAGGCGAGGGTGACCGAGTGGAGATCTACCGGCCGCTCACGCTCGATCCGAAGGAAGCACGCCGGCGCCGAGCCCACGAGGGCTGA
- a CDS encoding TonB-dependent receptor, with protein sequence MANIFGTTSNGFAYEGEYEPSVNGSVRWMATFRFHGIYRGMRHGRVFDVSKLPTADLQIAVKDDIEGVWVNVH encoded by the coding sequence ATGGCTAATATTTTCGGTACGACCTCGAACGGCTTTGCCTACGAGGGCGAGTACGAGCCCTCGGTCAATGGCAGTGTTCGCTGGATGGCGACGTTTCGCTTCCATGGGATCTACCGTGGCATGAGGCACGGAAGGGTCTTTGACGTGTCCAAGCTCCCCACAGCCGATTTGCAGATCGCGGTTAAAGACGACATTGAGGGCGTTTGGGTTAACGTGCATTAG
- the fur gene encoding ferric iron uptake transcriptional regulator, which yields MEQETKELRKAGLKVTHPRMRILQIFEDEEAHHLTAEDIYKRLLSHQEDIGLATVYRVLTQFEAAGIVVKHNFEGGQAVYELDRGKHHDHMIDVDSGKVIEFVSEEIERLQHEIAARHGYVIEDHSLVLYVRPKHRTK from the coding sequence ATGGAACAGGAAACCAAAGAACTACGCAAAGCCGGCCTCAAGGTGACGCACCCGCGCATGCGCATCCTGCAGATCTTCGAAGACGAGGAGGCTCACCACCTCACGGCCGAAGACATCTACAAGCGCCTGCTGTCCCACCAGGAAGACATCGGCCTGGCGACGGTGTACCGCGTGCTGACCCAGTTCGAGGCAGCCGGCATCGTCGTCAAGCACAACTTCGAGGGTGGTCAGGCCGTCTACGAACTGGATCGCGGCAAACACCATGACCACATGATCGATGTGGACAGCGGAAAAGTGATTGAGTTCGTGAGCGAGGAGATCGAGCGGCTACAGCACGAAATTGCGGCACGCCACGGTTACGTTATCGAGGATCACAGCCTGGTGCTCTACGTGCGTCCGAAGCACCGGACCAAGTAA
- a CDS encoding outer membrane protein assembly factor BamE, producing MQKLIRTLGFAMLALSLASCRLIYTPDVYQGNLLDKKTVDQLQPGMTKRQVQVLMGSPSVNSPFSQNQWNYVSTQQHRGGPVKIRTLTLTFNNDALVRTDGDFFAEDAQKLVNDTKKYHASYPVDETSGDKSTGGGSDKKDSGKDGGGN from the coding sequence ATGCAAAAGCTGATTCGCACGCTGGGTTTTGCCATGCTGGCCCTTTCTTTGGCCAGCTGCCGTCTTATCTATACCCCAGACGTGTACCAGGGCAACCTGCTCGACAAAAAAACCGTGGATCAGCTGCAGCCCGGCATGACCAAGCGTCAGGTGCAGGTGTTGATGGGTTCCCCGTCGGTGAACTCGCCGTTTAGCCAGAACCAATGGAACTACGTTTCCACCCAGCAGCACCGTGGCGGCCCGGTCAAGATCCGCACGCTGACGCTGACCTTCAACAACGACGCCCTGGTCCGCACCGATGGCGACTTCTTTGCCGAAGACGCGCAGAAGCTGGTGAACGACACCAAGAAGTACCACGCCAGCTACCCGGTCGATGAAACCTCCGGTGACAAGAGCACGGGTGGTGGCTCGGACAAGAAGGACAGCGGCAAGGACGGTGGCGGCAACTGA
- a CDS encoding type II toxin-antitoxin system RatA family toxin, with the protein MIEIRRSALVRYSPAQMFDLVNEVEAYPKRFPWCVAAEILERGEDVLVARLDLKYAGFRQSFTTRNTTARPQRLHMNLVDGPFRSLDGLWEFIALGDAGCKVSFALDFDYAGRLGGTALKLGFQGLAGRMVDDFCREAERTYG; encoded by the coding sequence GTGATCGAAATCCGCCGCAGCGCCCTGGTGCGATATTCGCCGGCCCAGATGTTCGACCTGGTAAACGAAGTCGAAGCATACCCAAAGCGTTTCCCCTGGTGTGTCGCCGCCGAGATTCTCGAGCGTGGGGAAGATGTGCTGGTGGCGCGGCTGGATCTCAAGTACGCCGGCTTTCGGCAGAGCTTCACTACGCGCAACACCACGGCGCGTCCGCAACGGCTGCACATGAACCTGGTGGATGGACCTTTCCGCAGCCTCGACGGCCTGTGGGAGTTCATCGCACTAGGCGACGCGGGCTGCAAGGTGTCCTTTGCGCTGGACTTCGATTATGCCGGACGTCTTGGTGGCACGGCGCTCAAGCTGGGCTTCCAGGGACTTGCCGGCCGTATGGTGGACGACTTTTGCCGCGAGGCTGAGCGCACCTATGGCTGA
- a CDS encoding choice-of-anchor tandem repeat GloVer-containing protein, whose product MERFEHGKVDQTSSRATRMRRIAAMVLVSLGGVFASGALAAPTQRIIPTLVASLPGGTGLSLPNTHLVQGSDGNFYGAAKNRNSGNAGGVFRISQTGSYTDFYDFDPSLKLQALGGVMQATNGQLYGMLVSNGAASNGAIYSLALGGQFSTVHNFGATTQSGFNVINADGSLPVANLTQTPDGTLYGVALFGGASGDGTIFSVSPTGTFSLLYTFGSSSAVTGVAPNGTLVVGSDGNLYGTTRNGGTNDQGIIYRVTPGGEVTQLFSFPTPGASVGCGSGEAVSNNGSLTAGPNGVLFGALCMGGSNGTGVLYSFNPSTLTFTVLHDFPAGMNGNVGGAGPNGPLVLGVDGNLYGTTGSGGANGNGIIFVMGQDGSFKTLYDFSATGAADGRYPYALMLGSDSYLYGTTITGGANNAGAVFKVPFLPMNDIVLTNKSTGKLDVRLINRLGAQQVLETVASGYYPVAVADFDGDGVPDILWTSAKNDLYMWLGGKVGATGFKAVYVGTYPAGWSVTGAGDIDGDGEADLYWIDPSTHQFGYWLMNGASIKSTYATTYAPGYYPIAEGDFDGDGKLDVLWSSANNDLYIWYSNGASIGQHFNAAYAGTYPSGWKVVGAADMDGDGKSDLVWMKTDGTQWGYWLMNGAQRKATVAVSNAGAANTFIVGVDDYNNDGLADLVWSNGSNLILSTNAGTCASQCTFTTTTLAAPAADTTVFRKNIPSSP is encoded by the coding sequence ATGGAACGGTTCGAGCACGGCAAAGTTGACCAGACGAGTTCGCGCGCCACGCGCATGCGAAGGATCGCGGCGATGGTTCTGGTATCGCTGGGAGGCGTATTTGCCTCCGGCGCCCTCGCAGCACCGACGCAAAGGATCATACCGACGCTGGTGGCGAGCTTGCCCGGAGGGACAGGCTTGAGCTTGCCCAATACGCACCTTGTGCAAGGTAGCGACGGCAATTTCTATGGCGCCGCGAAAAATCGCAACAGTGGCAATGCGGGTGGCGTATTCCGCATCTCGCAGACGGGCAGCTATACCGATTTCTACGACTTTGACCCCAGCCTGAAGTTGCAAGCCCTAGGTGGCGTGATGCAGGCCACCAACGGCCAGCTCTATGGCATGCTGGTCAGCAACGGGGCTGCATCCAATGGCGCGATCTACAGTCTTGCTTTGGGCGGCCAGTTCTCCACCGTGCACAATTTTGGCGCTACAACACAGAGCGGATTCAACGTAATCAACGCTGACGGTTCGCTTCCGGTCGCGAACTTGACGCAGACCCCTGACGGCACGCTTTATGGTGTCGCGCTCTTTGGCGGCGCCTCCGGCGACGGAACGATCTTCTCGGTGAGTCCGACGGGCACATTCTCACTGCTCTATACGTTCGGATCGTCGAGTGCGGTGACAGGCGTTGCACCAAACGGCACGCTCGTCGTCGGTAGTGACGGCAATCTCTACGGTACGACGCGCAATGGCGGGACCAACGACCAGGGAATTATCTATCGTGTGACGCCAGGTGGCGAAGTCACCCAGCTCTTTTCGTTCCCCACGCCAGGTGCAAGCGTCGGATGCGGGTCGGGTGAAGCCGTAAGCAATAACGGCAGCCTCACGGCGGGGCCCAACGGCGTGCTCTTTGGTGCGCTATGTATGGGTGGTTCTAACGGTACGGGTGTGCTGTACAGCTTCAACCCGTCGACGTTGACATTCACGGTGCTGCACGACTTCCCTGCAGGAATGAACGGCAACGTGGGCGGCGCGGGCCCGAACGGTCCACTGGTGCTTGGTGTGGATGGCAACCTCTACGGCACCACCGGTTCGGGCGGCGCCAATGGCAACGGCATCATCTTCGTCATGGGCCAGGACGGATCGTTCAAGACCCTTTATGACTTCAGCGCAACAGGTGCGGCGGACGGTCGTTACCCGTATGCGCTCATGTTGGGCTCCGATAGCTATCTCTACGGCACGACGATCACGGGCGGTGCCAATAATGCTGGCGCCGTCTTCAAAGTGCCGTTCCTGCCGATGAACGACATCGTGCTGACCAACAAGAGCACAGGCAAACTGGACGTACGCCTGATCAACCGGCTGGGCGCACAACAGGTGCTCGAGACGGTGGCCAGCGGCTATTACCCGGTGGCCGTTGCGGACTTCGACGGCGACGGCGTTCCGGACATTCTCTGGACGAGCGCAAAGAACGATCTCTATATGTGGTTAGGTGGCAAGGTTGGCGCGACGGGATTCAAGGCAGTGTACGTTGGCACGTATCCCGCCGGCTGGAGCGTCACGGGTGCGGGTGACATCGACGGCGATGGTGAGGCCGATCTCTACTGGATCGACCCGAGCACGCACCAGTTCGGCTACTGGCTGATGAATGGCGCAAGCATTAAATCCACCTACGCCACCACGTACGCGCCTGGCTACTACCCCATCGCGGAAGGCGACTTTGACGGCGACGGCAAGCTCGACGTGCTGTGGAGCAGCGCCAACAACGATCTGTACATCTGGTACAGCAACGGCGCGTCGATCGGCCAACACTTCAATGCGGCCTATGCGGGAACCTACCCCAGCGGCTGGAAAGTTGTCGGCGCCGCTGACATGGACGGCGATGGCAAGAGCGACCTGGTGTGGATGAAAACCGATGGCACTCAATGGGGCTATTGGCTGATGAACGGCGCGCAGCGCAAGGCCACTGTCGCGGTGTCCAACGCAGGCGCGGCAAACACGTTCATCGTGGGCGTGGATGACTACAACAACGATGGCCTGGCCGACCTGGTGTGGAGTAACGGCAGCAACCTGATCCTGTCGACCAACGCAGGAACGTGTGCCTCGCAATGCACGTTCACCACGACCACGCTCGCGGCACCCGCCGCCGACACCACGGTGTTCAGGAAAAACATCCCCAGCTCTCCGTAA